The following are from one region of the Coffea eugenioides isolate CCC68of chromosome 2, Ceug_1.0, whole genome shotgun sequence genome:
- the LOC113760865 gene encoding ycf20-like protein: MIARKIPSTGYPTSSTILTAKDPRSSSPGVYLGLRVNKTAFSFGRMLYHHFPLFHLARPSVFNNFMSWEWSIRSAADGDRLNSSPTDDSSSGTRLVRAIQAIRVKLETRIRELRKNFPMKLFFFLVGFYSATAFATVIGQTGDWDILSAALAVAVVEGIGALMYKASLPLIGKLRGLIIMFNYWKAGLSLGLFLDSFKY, from the exons ATGATAGCCAGGAAAATACCATCGACTGGCTATCCTACAAGTTCCACAATTCTTACTGCTAAAGACCCAAGATCAAGCTCACCTGGTGTGTACCTTGGTCTTCGTGTTAATAAAACTGCTTTTTCTTTTGGCAGAATGCTCTATCATCATTTCCCTCTCTTTCACCTGGCACGTCCTTCTGTATTCAACAATTTCAT GAGTTGGGAGTGGTCTATTAGAAGCGCTGCAGATGGTGACAGGCTAAATTCTTCCCCTACAGATGATAGCAGCAGTGGAACTCGACTTGTTAGGGCTATCCAAGCCATTCGGGTCAAGTTAGAAACAAGAATCAGGGAGTTAAGGAAGAATTTCCCTATGAAGTTATTCTTCTTCTTGGTGGGATTTTACAGTGCAACCGCCTTTGCCACTGTTATTGGGCAAACTGGTGACTGGGATATTCTATCTGCTGCATTAGCCGTTGCTGTAGTGGAGGGAATTGGAGCTCTCATGTATAAAGCTTCTCTGCCTTTGATTGGCAAGTTGAGGGGCTTAATCATCATGTTTAATTATTGGAAAGCTGGACTTTCTCTTGGTCTTTTTCTTGATTCCTTCAAGTACTAG